In Antarcticibacterium arcticum, the genomic stretch ATATATTGGCTAAATGCAGGCCTGGATCCGTCAAGTCGTACCACCCGTATGTTTAGAGCAGCTTTACCCGGGGTTCTTCCATTATTAAAGGTTTCCCAAACCAGATAATACATAAATACCGGAAGTCCTATAATAAGATAATACACCCATTGCTGGCCCCCATCAAGTCCCAGGCCGGCAATTGCGAAGGAGGCAAGGATGGCATATCCAACCAGGATCAACCCGTCTATTAAAAATGCCAGGATCCTGTCTCCTATTCCTGCTACATTTTGATGAATGCCTATATTTTGAGCTGTTTCTATTTGAAAATTATCCATTAATACGTTTCTTTGATAAAATAACCGGATCCTATGCGCGAGGCTGCTTTCGTGAAGCAAAATAAGAATAAATGGACACAATTCGAACAGCTTCTTAACAATAAAAGATCCATTGCCCCCGCGACCATTACTTCTATGTATCTTGAAGTAACAGATGATCTTAGCTATGCCAAAACATTTTATCCTGGCAGCAATACGACCACTTATCTAAATGGCCTGGCGGCAACAGCCCATCAAAAGATCTACACCAACAAGAAAGAACCTGGAAATGTATTCTGGAGATTCTATGCTTTTGATTTCCCGTTGATGTTTTTCCGGTTTCAAAAACAACTCCTGTTAAGTTTTATTATTTTTTCGCTCTTTATTGCAGTGGGAGTTTTTTCTGCTTCCAGTGAAGGTGTTTTTGTAAGGGCAATCCTGGGAGATGCCTATATAAATATGACCCTTGAAAATATCGCCAATCAGGATCCTATGGCAGTATATAAACAAATGGGAGAGGTAGACATGTTTCTGGGAATTACGGTTAATAACATAAGGGTGGCATTGATGGCCTACACCCTGGGAATTCTGGCCGGTGTTGGTACCGTCTATGTCCTTATGCAAAATGCGATTATGTTGGGGGCATTTCAATATTTTTTCTTCGAGAATGGAATGTTATGGGAATCGGCAAGAACAATCTGGATTCACGGTACAATAGAGATATCTGTGATCATTATTGCAGGATGTGCTGGACTTGTGGTTGGGAAAAGTATTTTGTTTCCGCAAACCTATACGCGTTTGGCTTCCTTTATAAAAGGAGTTAAAAATGGGTTGAAGATAGTTTTAAGCACCATTCCCTTCTTTATAATTGCCGGATTCCTGGAAGGTTTTGTAACGAGGCAAACCCAAATGCCAGACTGGCTGGCGATAACTATTATAGGAATTTCCCTCTTAAGCATTTTACTTTATTACGTATATTATCCAATCCACCTGAATAAGAAATTAAATACCAATGGAAAACAACTGGTTTATTGAATTTAAAAAACAACGCGAATTAGGAGATATTATCAATATCACCTTTAAATTTATTCGTGAGAATTATAAGCCCCTATTTCAATTGATCTATAAAATAGTAGGGCCCTTTTTCATTTTGCTTATTCTGGCTGTGGCGTATTATACTTATTCCGTTGCGGGAAATCCTATAGAAGCGCTTACCTCTGGCGGGAGTAATTTTGTAATTTCCATTCTACTAATGCTGGCGGCAATGCTATTGTTCTATGCCGCGCTTTATGGAACCATATTACACTATATTAAAAATTATATTTCCAATTACGGGCAGATGAATGAAACCGATGTAAAAAATGGGGTTCAAAAGGATTTCTTTAACCTAATCCTGCTTTCCGTTATCTCTGCAATTCTAATTATTGCCGGTATGATGCTGCTCATTTTACCCGGGATCTATCTTATGGTGCCTTTGGCACTTGCAGGATCTATACTTGTCTTTAAAAATTACAGCGTTTCAGAGGCTATTTCATATAGCTTTACCCTTATAAAGGACAATTGGTGGATCACCTTTGTAAGCCTTTTAGTTATCTGGATCCTGGTTTATTTTATTGGTTTGGTGTTCCAGGTACCGCTCATTATTTATACGGTAGTTAAAACACTTACTATGGCTCAGGAAGGATCCATGGCAGATCCCGCTTCGTATTCAGACTGGATATTTATTACCCTGAATGTCCTCTCTACGGTAATCCAGTATTTACTTTCAACCATTAGTATTATTGGCCTGGCTTTTATTTATTTTAATTTAAATGAACATAAGAACCTTACGGGAACTTATGAGACTATAGACAAATTGGGCGAATAGCAATATGGGCAAATTCCTGTTATACCTTGTAATAGTATTATGCACCGTTGTTTCATACGGGGCACAGGATTCCCTGCCCGGCCCCGGGCCTGAAGTAAAATTTGATACCTCCAGCTCCCTTGCTCCTTTAAATTTTGATGAAGAAAAAATAGCGCAATATAAAAGTGACAAAGCTTTTAATTATTTAACCGAAATAGGGACAGACAGTTGGTGGACTAAATTTAAAAGGTGGTTAGAACTAAAGTACGCGCAATTGATAAATTGGCTATTTGGGGATTATGAAGCAAACTCATGGCTGGCGTTCTTTCTTATGCTACTGCCATATCTTATAATAGGAACCGTAATTGGCCTTATTATCTGGTTGTTTATAAGGCTCAATCCCGGGCCATCATTGCTGGGGAAAACTGAAACCGCGGCGGTATATTTTACTGAAGATGAAAAGCTGGTCCAGTCGGCTGATCTTTCTTCCCTGATTGAAGCAGCTATTGCGGCCGGAGATTACAGGCTTGCAATAAGGTATTATTACCTTAAATTACTGAAGTTGTTGCACCATAAGAAATTGATCCATTATGAATTTCAGAAAACAGATACCGAATACCTGGCAGAACTGAAAGACGACACCCTCCGCAGTCCTCTAAAGCGGATTATGAGAATTTACGATTTCATATGGTATGGGAATTTTCCTGTTTCTGAAAAAGAATTTGCAATGGCCCAGGATTATTTCCGAAGCATAGAAACATCACTAAACCGGGCTGCAGATGAAAAATAGTGTAAAGATAGCTTTGGGGGCAATGCTGTTACTGGTTTTATTATTAACCTACCTGGAAGCATCTGAACCCGAACCGGTGAACTGGAACAACAGTTATCTTGAAACAGACAAGATCCCCCTGGGAACCTATGTCTTCTATGAGTCCTGGAAAAATTCCACTCCCGGCGATATTCAGAATATAGATATTCCACCCTTTGAATTTCTACCGAAGGCGGAGGCCGGCACCTATTTTTTCCTTAATAATTACCTGAGTTTTGATGATGCTGAAATTAAAAAATTATTAATCTGGGTGGAAGCGGGAAATACTGCTTTTCTTTCTGCAGGAAATTTTAGCGAAAACTTGCTCGATACCCTGGGTTTAAAAACTGCCATCCGCATCCCGGGCAGAGATCTAAGCTCCCGCCCCCGTTTCAACCTGGTGCATCCTGACCTGAAGCAACCAGAAAATTATTTATATGAGCAGGAAATACCACTCATTTATTTCAGCAGGATCGATACCCTTACCCATACCATTCTTGGGGTGGCAAACATTAAAGATTTTAAGGAACCCACAACGGCTTTGCCCAATTTCCTGAAGGCCAATCACGGAAAAGGCACCCTCTACATGCATACATTGCCGCAGGCTTTCAGCAATTATTTTATGCTTTCAGGAACAGGCTATAAATATTCCAGGGATGTGCTCGCTTACCTGGAACCCAATTCAACCATCTACTGGGACCGGTATTATAAAACCGGTAAAACCTTTTATACCTCCCCCGTGTTTGTTATAATGCGCAGCAAAACCTTGAAATGGGCCTATTATTTCACCCTCTTGGGGGTACTGCTGTTCATAATTTTTGAGGGAAAAAGAAAGCAAAGGGCAGTTCCGGTAATTGAACCGCTTAAAAATCAAACGTATGAATATTCCAGGACCATCGCCAACCTTTACCTGGAGCAGGATCAATATAAAGAACTTGCGCAGAAGAGTATTGATCATTTTTATGACCACATTCGTAAAGCCTACAGAATTGACACTACCCGTTCTCCCGGGGATTTTTACCCGGACCTGGCTGAAAAAAGCAATAATTCCCTGGAAGACACAGAAACACTTTTTGAAATGTTTCAAAACATTTCAAACAAAAATGTAATTTCAAAAAATGATTTGGTGGCCCTAAACTACGCCATCAATTCTTATAACAAATCAACATAATGGAAAACGAAGCTCCGCAAAACCCTGAAATAAATTTTAACACCCGTATCCCGCTGGAAGAGCTGCAACAAGCTGTAGAAAGTTTAAAGGAACAGTTAGGAAAGGTGATAATAGGCCAGGATAATTTTATTGAACTTTTGATCACCGGCTTGCTGGCGAACGGGCATGTTTTAATTGAGGGAGTTCCGGGGGTTGCAAAGACAATCACCGCAAGGTTGTTTGCAAAAACGCTGGACACAGGTTTTAGCAGGATCCAGTTCACCCCAGATCTTATGCCGGGGGACGTACTGGGAACATCAGTATTTAACTCAAAAATCTCCGATTTTGAATTTAAGGCAGGCCCCATATTTTCAAATATTATTCTTATTGATGAGATCAACCGGGCACCGGCAAAGACCCAGGCTGCCCTGTTTGAAGTGATGGAAGAAAGACAGATCACCATAGATGGAAACAAATATCCAATGACCCCTCCTTTTATGGTGCTGGCCACCCAAAACCCTATTGAACAGGAAGGCACTTATGAGTTACCCGAAGCCCAGCTGGACCGGTTTTTATTCAAAATTAAAGTGGATTATCCCACGCCAGAAGAGGAAGTGAGAATTCTCCAATCTCACCATCAGAGAAAAAGCAGCCTTCCTGAGGATAATATTCAACCGGTAATTAGTCCTGAAAAATTATTATCTCTGCAACATCAGATAGGAGAAGTGCTGGTAGAAGAAAAACTTCTCACCTATATTGCTCAACTTGTAATTAAGACGCGAAATCATCCTCATCTATACCTGGGAGCTTCCCCACGTGCTACGATAGCGGTGATGAATGCTTCTAAAGCAATGGCAGCTATTCAGGGCAGGGACTTTGTTATTCCCGAAGATATAAAAAAGGTATTGGTACCGGTACTTGCGCACCGTGTGATCCTGGCCCCGGAGAAAGAAATGGAAGGGCTTACCCGGGAGAATGTAATAGAGGTAATTTCCAACACAATTGAAATTCCGCGGTAATACATGACAGGGATTAGAGCGGTCTATTTTCATCAACGGGTTTTTGTGGCAGTTTTTTCACTTGCCATGATCTTCCTGTTTTCTTATTGGTTTCCGGTACTATATATTCCCGCTTGGTTACTTGCAGTCTTCCTTCTTATACTTATTGGGGTTGATCTTATAACTCTTTTCAGTAAAAAGGGAATAACAGCAAAAAGAAATGTACCCGATAAACTCTCAAATTCAGATCAAAACCCCATCACCATTGATATAAGGAATAATTTTAATTTTAAAATAGGAGTAGAAATAATAGATGAGCTCCCTGTACAATTTCAAAAAAGAGATTTTTTACAGAAAATGACTGCTCTCCCGGGTCAAAAAAAACAATTTGAGTATAGCCTTAGGCCGGTTGAGCGCGGGGAATACTATTTTGGTAAACTAAATATTTTTATAAGTTCCCCTTTGCGCCTGGTAAAAAAAAGGCTTGTTTTTGACCAGGATCAAAGTGTAAAGGTGTACCCCTCCTTTATACAGATGCGGCAGTATGATTTTATGGCAATTGATAACCGACTTAAACAACCGGGATTAAAAAGGATAAGAAGGTTGGGCCACACACAGGAATTTGAACAGATAAAGGAATATGTTGCGGGAGATGATGTGCGTAGTATCAATTGGAAGGCAACCGCAAAACAATCGGGTTTAATGGTAAACCAGTATCAGGAGGAAAAGGCACAGCCCATTTATTTAATAATAGATAAAGGCAGGGTTATGAAGATGCCGTTTGAAGGCCTTAGTTTACTCGATTATTCTATTAATACCACGCTGGCCTTTGCCAATGTTGCTTTACAGAAAAAAGATAAGGTAGGATTTGTATCCTTTTCAAATGAAATGGGTAATCTTTTGCCGGCAATTGCCAAGAAAACCCATCTTAATGCTATGCTGGAAAGCCTGTATAATATAAAAACAGATTTTCTTGATTCAGATTTTGGTTTACTTTATACCTGGGTAAAACGCCGCATCAACCACCGCAGCCTGTTGCTGCTTTTCACCAATTTTGAGCATATGAATGCCCTGGACCGGAATTTAGGTTATTTAAAGGCCATTGCCAGGCAGCATGTATTGGTCGTAATATTCTTTGAAAATTCTGAACTTGAAAAAGTGATCCGGCGGCCGGCAGAAACGATCTCACAAATGGCCCACCAAACAATTGCAAGGGATATTTCCTATGAAAAAAGGTTGATGGCAAAGAAACTTCAGCAAAATGGGATTCAAACCATACTTTCCAAACCCGGAGACCTCTCGGTTAACACTATAAATAAATACCTCGAGATCAAGGCTCGCGGCTTGCTTTAAACTACTTTTAAACTATAAGCAAATAATAGTTTATCTTATTTTGTAATAGAAAAAAACAATACCTTTGTATACGTCTCTTAATCCATGATATGACAATTACTCAATTACAATATGTCCTGGCTGTTGCCGAACATCAAAATTTTACTAAAGCTGCCCAAAAGGTTTTTGTTACCCAGCCTACATTGAGCATGCAAATCCAGAAACTGGAAGATGAGTTGGATATCCAGATATTTGATCGCAGCAAAAAGCCCATCCAGTTAACCGAAACCGGCAGGAAAATAGTGAACCAGGCCCGGAATATTGTGAATGAAAGTGAAAGGATCCAGGATATAGTAGATCAACAAAAAGGCTTTATTGGAGGAGAATTCCGGTTGGGAGTCATTCCCACCATTATGCCTACTTTATTACCCATGTTTCTTACCAACTTCATAAAAAAGTATCCCAAGGTCAAATTAAAGATCGAGGAATTAAATACCGAAGCCATAATTGAGAAATTAAAGGAGGGGCATCTGGATGCAGCCATTGCTGCCACTCCGCTGGAGCTACCCGGTATTAAGGAACAGGTTTTATATTATGAACCTTTTGTAGCTTACATTCCCGAGGGACATAGGCTTTCAAAAAATGACAAACTGGAAGTAGAATCCCTGGATGTTGATGATATGCTATTGCTGGAAGATGGCCATTGTTTCAAAGATGGGATTCTTAACCTTTGCAAGGCCTCAAGAAATTATGAAGGGGATAATTTTCAACTGGAAAGCGGAAGTTTTGAAACCCTTATCAAATTATCTAACGAAGGTCTGGGAATGACCTTGTTGCCATACCTGCATACCCTTGACGTGAAAGAAAGGGATAAATCCAAATTAAAAATGTTTAAAGATCCGGTGCCTGCAAGGGAAGTGAGCCTTATTTTCAATAAGAGTGAATTGAAGATCCAGATCATAGAAGCATTGCGCAAAACAATTGCCGGGGTGGTAAAAGGGGCAATCGCCTACCAAAATGTAAAAATTATAAGCCCCGTACCCAACAGGAAATAAGGTGGACATCATCTAAAAAATAAAAGCGGCCCAAGGGCCGCTTTTTATTTTAGTTTAAATAAATTAGACACTGATTTAATTCGGGGTTCTGCTTTGTAAGGGAGACGATCCAGATCTTTAATTCCTCAATCTCGTGAGGCAATAATCTGGTAAGCGCTTTTTTTACTTCTTTACAGAACAATACTGCATCAAAACTAACTTTGTCAAGTATTGTTTTGGTGTATTCAAACATCGCTCTCGCCATAATTTGAAGATTATTTTTAGGGTTGCTACTAAGTTGAAAATTGTAGAATTGTTAATAGGCAGAAAAATTAATCTGACTAAATATAAGCAAATATATTAAGATTGTCAATTTCCTCTAATCACTTTAACATTTAGAATCTCCTGTCCCCGCTTATAACATCTCCAAGGCCACCGAGAATGCTGCCTTCTCCTTTATCTTTCCCCCAGCCCTGAGGTGCCGCCTGCCATACCCGATTTGCCAACCTGCTAAAAGGCAGGGATTGTACATAAACAATTCCCGGTCCTGTTAAAGTCGCAAAGAACAAGCCTTCTCCGCCAAAAAGGGAGTTTTTGATACCGCCCACAAATTCTATGTCGTAATTTATATCTTTCGTAAACCCTATTATACAGCCGGTATCAACATTTAGTTTTTCACCGGCTTGCAATTCCTTTCTTGCCATGGTGCCTCCCGCATGAACAAACGCCATCCCGTCGCCTTCAATTTTTTGCATAATAAAACCTTCACCTCCAAAAAATCCGCGGCCGAGTTTACGGCTGAATTCAATACCAATAGAAACCCCTTTTGCAGCACAAAGAAAAGCGTCCTTCTGGCAAATAAATTTTCCGCCATACTGTGTGAGGTCGAGGGGAATGATCTTCCCGGGATAAGGAGACGCAAAACTCACTTTCTTTTTTCCCTGTACCTCGTTGGAAAAAATTGTCATAAAAAGGCTCTCTCCTGTAAGAAGGCGCTTGCCCGCGCCCAGGACCTTCCCCAGGAATCCTTCATGTTGGGAGGAACCATCTCCAAAAATGGTATTCATTTTAATGCCGTTTTCCATCATCATAAAATTTCCGGCTTCAGCTATAACAGCCTCTTTGGGGTCAAGCTCCAGTTCAACATATTGCATTTCTTCCCCGAAGATCTGGTAATCTATTTCATGTGAATTCATATTATTTTTTTAAGGTTGATATTTACCCGGGAGAATAGTACATCCCCCTGCTTGATTCTAATTATCCTTTGGCTTTTATGGTCCACTCAAAATCAAAAGTGGAAACTTCCACCCCATCTTCATCAATTCCCCTGGACCGCATCCAGAAAGTCTGGCCCTCACCGGTAGTTAAAGCCTGTTCTATGGCCCCGGAGATCAAATGTCCTTCATTGCAGATAAATTGAATCCTGCCTGTGGCCTTTTTAATAAATACAGATTTATTCTGAGCTACTAGCATCGATATTTTTTTACCGCTGTTTTGAATATGCGTCATCACCAATGCCCCGGTACTTAACTCGGCAGCCATTGCCTGAACCGCAAAATACATGGAATTAAAAGGATTTTGATTGATCCACCTGTGCCGTACCCCTACCAGGCATTTCTCATTGTCTATACTTATAACCCTTACGCCCGTAAGCCAGGCGCTGGGTAGTTTTATCATTAAATATTTATTGAGTTTTCCCGGTGTTAATTTCATTTTTTAATTGAATTTTTCTAAAAGTATCTAAAATATGCAACATAGCGAAATGTTAAATTTTTCTTAAGGTTTGAAAATAACAGTACTTTGTTTTGCATAATACTGTCTTTAAGATATATATTTGTATTATAAATCATCAATCATCATGGAAACTTTAAGCTTACAACCGGACAAAACAGTAGCCTCCTTAATACATGTTTCGGCATTTTCAAAATACTTCATTCCCTTCGGAAATTTTATTATTCCGTTGATATTATGGACTGCAAAGAAGAATGATCCTTTTGTAGATAGCCATGGAAAACAGGCGCTGAATTTTCAAATAAGTATATTTCTCTACTTCGTATTCCTGGTATGTGCGGGAATAGCCGGAGTAGTTATAATGGGATTTGATATAGCTGCCGCTGATCCTTCTTTTTTTAGAGAAGAAAATTTTAGCCTCCACCCGCTTAGGGCCATGCCACTAATTACAATAGTAGGAATAACAGGACTACTTCTCCTTACACTCTTTATATTGGAAATTGTAGCAGTCATCAATGCTGCGATAAAAGCCAGTGAGGGAAAAACCTATAAATATCCATTAACAATCAATTTCATCACTCCAACTCCGGTTGGCATTCATCAATCAAAAAATGATCAGTTTAACAACACCCAAAAACAAACGCTATGAAGATTGAAAACACCAAGGCACAGATGCGTAAAGGCGTGCTGGAATATTGCATCCTCTCTGTCCTAAGAGATAATGATGCATATGTGGCAGAGATCCTTGACACGCTCAAAGATGCAAAACTACTCGTAGTAGAAGGTACCATTTATCCTTTACTTACCAGATTAAAGAACGCAGGATTACTCCATTACAGATGGGAAGAATCCACCGGCGGGCCACCTCGTAAATATTACGGTTTAACCGATACCGGAAGAGAATTTTTAAAAGAACTCACTTACACCTGGGAAGAATTACAAACAGCTGTAACCAAAGTAACCATCCAAAAAAATAAGAATCATGAATAAGACAGTAAATATAAATCTTGCAGGCGTTTTCTTTCATATTGATGAGAACGCTTATACAAAATTGCAACATTATCTTGATGCAATAAAGCGCTCTTTAACCAATACCCAGGGTCAGGATGAAATTATTGCCGACATTGAAGCACGTATTGCCGAGCTTTTCAATGAGAAGATAAAGACAGACCGCCAGGTAATTGGATCCAAGGAAGTAGACGAAGTCATAGCGGTACTTGGGCAGCCCGAGGATTATATGCTGGATGAGGAGATCTTTGAAGACGAACCTGTGTATAATAAGACCAGATCTACCGGCAAACAACTTTTTCGCGATACCGAGCATTCTTATGTAGGTGGGGTATCTTCAGGATTAGGCCATTACCTTGGAATTGCTCCTATTTGGGTAAGGATCCTTTGGATAATTCTTACGCTGGCATCCAGTGGGGCTTTCATCCTTATTTATATCGCCCTATGGATCTTTGTACCGGAAGCCAAAACCACTGCAGATAAGCTTTCCATGCGGGGGGAAGAGGTGAATATTTCCAATATCGAAAGAAAGATAAGAGAGGAATTTGAAAATGTTTCAGGAAGAATGAAAAATGTGGATTATGAGAAATACGGAAATCAGGCCAGGTCCGGAGCAACCTCTGCGGCTAAAGGTGTAGGTTCCGGGATCTTATTTTTGCTAAATATCTTTGTGAAACTTATAGGGGTCCTTATCCTTCTTATCGCAGGTACAACCCTTATTGGATTGTTCATAGGACTGTTTACTATGGGAACGTTTGGTTTAATTGACGCTCCCTGGACAGATTATATTGAAATGACAGCAATTGGAGCACCTTTGTGGTTGCTTTCACTACTGGCTTTCTTTGCCATTGGTATCCCGTTCTTTTTCCTGTTCATCCTGGGGTTAAAAATCCTGGTAAAGAACCTGAAAACTATAGGCACCCCGGCGAAACTGGTATTACTTGGCCTTTGGTTATTGTCTGTAATAGGACTGGCCGTTATTGGAATTCAACAGGCAACACAACGCGCTTTTGATGGGGAAGTGGTAATTACTGAAACATTACCTGTAACTGCTACAGATACTTTATATCTGGCCATGCAATCCAACCCTAAGTATACCTCTGGCATACGCAGAGGGGGTGTTTCCATTAAATATGATGAGAATGACAATAAGGTGATGTATGCCACAGATGTAAGGCTGGTAATAAAATCTACCAAAGATTCTTTGGGAAGAATGGAGATAATTAAAATGGCCGATGGAAGTGACTTCCGCGATGCCAGGGACAGGGCTGAAAGTATAACTTATAATACCACCTTTAACAACGGGAAATTATATCTTGATTCCTTTCTTACTTCTCCCTTGCAAAATCATTACAGGGAGCAGGAAGTTCGGGTAGTAATTTACCTGCCGGAAGGTGCAACTTTATATGCTGACAGCAATATCTCAAATTTCCATCGTTCCTCAGATTATTACGGAAATATACTCAACTACAACACCGAAGGTAAATATTTGAAGATCATTGAAAACGGTTACACCTGTGAGGATTGTGAAGAAGAAGATGGTGACTGGAACAATGATTCCTGGGAGGAAGATACGGAAGATCCAATTGAAGAAAATGGATGGGAAACGGACAGCATTTCTGGAGAAGTAAAAGTGAGGCTAGACGAAAACGGAATTCAGATCAATAACAGAAATTCTGATAAGATTAGAATTAACAAAAATGGCGTTGCAATTCAAAAAACCTAATCATGACAGCCTTGATAAAAACAATCATAGCCGCTATAATTGGAATGTTTGGTTCCCTTGAAATGGAGCAATCCACTCCAATGGAGATTACAGGAATTCAGATAGAGAAAAAATGTGCACAGGGTAGATTGTTCACCCCCGAGGTCAACTGTGGCAAGGAGGTTATTTCATGGGAATACATAAATTCCTCCTCTGCTTCCTGAAAATATGATATATTAGCCTCTCTAACTCTTTAAAATTAATGATTATGAAAAGATTTTTTAAAACAGGTTTGCTTTTAATGGCCATTAGCATTTCAGTTATCGCGTGTCGTGAAACCAACGAAGCCGATGATGTAAACAATGATGACCTGCGCACAGAAGCAGGAGCAGAGGTGAAAGTAAGTGAGGATGGCTCAAAAGTGAAGATCAAAACCGATGATAAAAAGGTAAAGATCAAAACCGATGATGACGGCGAATACAAGGAAAAAGTAAAAATTGATAACGACGATAACTAGAAATTATCCACTCACAAAAAAAGTCCCTATTCAGGGACTTTTTTATTTATAAAAATTTTTAAAACCTATTGAGCGGTAATTTCCTTCTCCTCGGTTTTTTCAATAGTGCTTAAATATCTTTCAGCATCAAGGGCAGCCATACATCCGGTCCCTGCGGCTGTTATAGCCTGGCGGTATTCCTTATCCTGAACATCTCCTGATGCAAATACCCCCGGAAGGTTCGTCTTGGTAGATTTCCCTTTCGTAATAAGATATCCCATATCATCCATATCCAGATGACCTTTAAATATTTCGGTATTTGGCTTATGGCCTATTGCAATGAATAATCCTGTTATCTCAATGGTTTCTTTTTCCCCGGTTTTGCTGTTTATCATTCTCAAACCTTCTACCACCTGCTCTCCCAACACCTCATCAACCTCGGTATTATAGCGAAGATCAATATTGCCTGTATTTGTTACCCTGTGCTGCATAGCTTTGGAAGCTCTCATTTCATCTCCTCTTACCAACATAGTAACTTTTTTACAAATATTGGCAAGATAGGTAGCTTCCTCGGCCGCGGTATCACCCCCACCAACTATAGCTACCTCCTGATTCTTATAGAAAAATCCGTCGCACACTGCACAGGCAGATACTCCCCCACCCCTTAAGCGTTGTTCACTTGGCAATCCTAAATATTTAGCAGTAGCTCCGGTAGAAATTATTATAGTTTCGGCTTCTACCCAATTTGCGTTATCTATAC encodes the following:
- a CDS encoding DUF4870 domain-containing protein; amino-acid sequence: METLSLQPDKTVASLIHVSAFSKYFIPFGNFIIPLILWTAKKNDPFVDSHGKQALNFQISIFLYFVFLVCAGIAGVVIMGFDIAAADPSFFREENFSLHPLRAMPLITIVGITGLLLLTLFILEIVAVINAAIKASEGKTYKYPLTINFITPTPVGIHQSKNDQFNNTQKQTL
- a CDS encoding PadR family transcriptional regulator; its protein translation is MKIENTKAQMRKGVLEYCILSVLRDNDAYVAEILDTLKDAKLLVVEGTIYPLLTRLKNAGLLHYRWEESTGGPPRKYYGLTDTGREFLKELTYTWEELQTAVTKVTIQKNKNHE
- a CDS encoding PspC domain-containing protein; protein product: MNKTVNINLAGVFFHIDENAYTKLQHYLDAIKRSLTNTQGQDEIIADIEARIAELFNEKIKTDRQVIGSKEVDEVIAVLGQPEDYMLDEEIFEDEPVYNKTRSTGKQLFRDTEHSYVGGVSSGLGHYLGIAPIWVRILWIILTLASSGAFILIYIALWIFVPEAKTTADKLSMRGEEVNISNIERKIREEFENVSGRMKNVDYEKYGNQARSGATSAAKGVGSGILFLLNIFVKLIGVLILLIAGTTLIGLFIGLFTMGTFGLIDAPWTDYIEMTAIGAPLWLLSLLAFFAIGIPFFFLFILGLKILVKNLKTIGTPAKLVLLGLWLLSVIGLAVIGIQQATQRAFDGEVVITETLPVTATDTLYLAMQSNPKYTSGIRRGGVSIKYDENDNKVMYATDVRLVIKSTKDSLGRMEIIKMADGSDFRDARDRAESITYNTTFNNGKLYLDSFLTSPLQNHYREQEVRVVIYLPEGATLYADSNISNFHRSSDYYGNILNYNTEGKYLKIIENGYTCEDCEEEDGDWNNDSWEEDTEDPIEENGWETDSISGEVKVRLDENGIQINNRNSDKIRINKNGVAIQKT
- the trxB gene encoding thioredoxin-disulfide reductase, with the protein product MTDKIERIKCLIIGSGPAGYTAAIYAARADMHPVMYTGMEPGGQLTTTTEVDNFPGYPEGIDGPSMMVDLQKQAERFGTQVRIGMVTEVKLSKELGGIHKACIDNANWVEAETIIISTGATAKYLGLPSEQRLRGGGVSACAVCDGFFYKNQEVAIVGGGDTAAEEATYLANICKKVTMLVRGDEMRASKAMQHRVTNTGNIDLRYNTEVDEVLGEQVVEGLRMINSKTGEKETIEITGLFIAIGHKPNTEIFKGHLDMDDMGYLITKGKSTKTNLPGVFASGDVQDKEYRQAITAAGTGCMAALDAERYLSTIEKTEEKEITAQ